The Coriobacteriia bacterium region TCCCAGCGAGGCCGCGTGCAACGGCGTCGGGCTTGATCATGGTGTACGTCCTCTGTTCCACGTGCGAGTCCTTCCTACGGTGTTTCACGGTGTCTTGACGAGCCTGTGCGACCTAATTGCCGCTGGTGGAGCCGAAGTCATTCTCGATGCCGGTGATCTTCCAGCCGAGGCCCTCTCGGGCAAGCGAGACGCGGTAGTGCAGCGGAGCTCCCGTCTTGGGCGTCACTGTGACGCGGACGATGGAAGACTGCGCGGTTGATTGCTTCGAGTCGATGGTGAACGACTGAACCGGAGGAACCTTCGCCATTTCACGCGCGACGTCAGATGACTCCGCTGCGATCCAATAGGCGCCGGTGGGTGCCCCTGTTCCGTACGCCGTCAGCATCTTTGAGACCATCGCCTGCTGAGTGGGCCATCCGAAGCCCATGGTGTACGCGCCCCCAAGCGCCCCGCCGATAAGGATGGCGACCACTCCGAGGATGACGAACCCCTTGATTCCACCACCGGAGCGACGGCCTGCACCGCGGGCTTCTCGGCGGGCCTCACGATCCTGCTCGAGCATCTGATCCTCGGTCATGTTGAAGAAGTCAGAAACCGCAGCGTCGTCCCCGAACTCCACAGCATCGACAGCGGGCTTAGTTGCAGGTGGCGCGGACTCCGCCGCGGGCGCATCGAACGCAGCAGCCAGATCGGTCATTCCGATCTCGCCGGTCTCCCACCCTTCAACGGTCTCGGTATCCGGTTCAGCCATCTGCTTGGCACTCGCATAGGCTGCTGCCGCGCCTGCCGAAAGCTTGAAGCCGTGCAGCTGCGTGGCCTTCTCGAACGCCTTGACGGCCTCTTCATACTCGCCCAAAACGACGAAGGCCTGTCCCATGTTCGAAAGCGCCTTACCTCGGCCTTTGTAGTCCTCAAAGCCCAAGGCCGCCTTGTACGCTTCCACAGCGTCGCCGGGCCGCCCAAGCGCCATGAAGCACAGACCCAGATTCACGAGCGCTCTGCCCGGATCGGGGTTGCTCGCATCAAGAGCGGCCTTGCGGTAGTTCACGGCGGCGTCTTCGACACGTCCACGCTCGAGCAATGCGCCGGCGAGACCCTGAAGCGCTTTGTAGCGCGCTGCGTAGTCCGGCTCTGCGAGCGCAGACTCGTACGCGTTCGCTGCCTGGGCATACTCGCCAATGGCCACGTACGCCGCGCCAAGGTTCGCTTGAACAGCTCCCCTACGCTCGTAGAGCGGGTCGCGCAGGGCATGCCCATACACCGTCACGGCATCCTGATACCGCCTCAGCCTGCACAGCGCATTGCCCGCCATGTGATACGCGGCGCCATTGCCCTCGGCGCCCCGACCGGCGGACGCGAGGAACACCTTCGCTGCCGTGCGGTAGTCACCTGCGTCGTAGGCTGCCTGTGCTTCCTGAAAGCGATTCTGATCCACTGTGTTCGGCTACTTCGTCGCGTTTTCGATGGTGATGGACTCGATGGTATCGCCCACCTCGAGTTCGTGAATCACGTCGAGCCCGGAGATGGTATCCCCGAAGACGGTGTACTGACCGTCAAGGAACGACTGCGGACCCAAGGTGAAGTAGAACTGAGAGCCCGCCGAGTTGGGGTCTTGAGTGCGAGCCATGGCGATGGTGCCGTCAAGGTGCTTGTGTGCGACGTTCGCGGGATCAAACTCACCCTTGATGGTGTAGCCCGGTCCCGCGGTACCCAGCATCGGTTGACCCTCGGCGTACTGACCCGCGTTCTGCTTCTCGACCAGCTCGGCCACCTCTTTGGATGACAGCTTCGCAGTCTGGGGATCGCCACCCTGGATGACGAAACCGGGCTCGAGGCGATGGAACTTCACCTTGTCGTAGAAGCCCTTCTGGGCCAGCTCGATGAAGTTGCCGGCGTTGACCGGGGCCTCCTTGCCGTACAGCTTGACCTTGATGACGCCTCGGTTCGTGGTGATGACGGCGATCTCCTCGCCGTTGGGCTGGTATGTAGGCGTGTACAAAGAACCCTCCTGGGGCTGGGGAACGGAAGTGGTGGTGGCTTCTGGGGGAGTCGTCGCTGCCGGCGAAGTGGCGGTGGATCCGGCCGACGAACAACCCGCAAGCGATAACGCAAGCGTAGTGGCCATCGCGCCGACTGCGAGCGAACCTACGAACTGCCGAATGACTCTCGACGACACGGGACCCCCTGAGACTCTGATCGAGGCGCAACTCGGCATGAATCCGGATGCGCCCGACCGCGTACGGACTGCTCGGCATTCTAGCAGTACGGGGGCGACATGATAAGGACTGCTCCAGCGTGCCACGAAAGGTTAGACTAGGGCGCGAGATTCCCCGCTCGGCGGGATCGCCGAGCGCTCCGCGCTGCGACAACGGTGTCGCGGCGCCCGGACGTTTGGAGGCGATGTACGTGGGAGCACCAGGCACTGAGAAGGTCCGCAACGTCGTACTTGTCGGACATGGCGGTGCGGGAAAGACCTCGCTAGCCGAGGCGATGCTCTTCTTGTCCGGCGCAACGAAGCGACTTGGGACCGTCGACGACGGTCACTCGGGACTCGACCACGACCCCGAGGAGATCAAGCGTCAGTTCTCGATCAACCTCGCTCTCGCTCCCGTCGTCCACGATGGCGTCAAGATAAACGTCATCGACACCCCGGGTTATGCCGACTTCGTCGGTGACGCCATCGCTGGCATGGAAGCCGCCGAAATGGCGCTGTTCGTGGTCGACGCGGTCTCGGGTCCGCAGGTCCAGACCGAGCGGCTCTGGAAGATCGCCGGGGACATGGGCATCGCCCGAGCCGTCTTCATCAACCGCATGGACAAGGAGCACGCGGACTTCGAGGCGGTCATGGCGGCGCTTGACGCCAAGTTCGGCCACCGCGTAGGAGCCGTCCAGATACCGATGGGCGCAGAGGCGGACTTCCGAGGCGTGATCGACATCATTCGGATGAAGGCCTACCACCACGAGGGTGACAAGGAAGAGGTCCTCGAGATCCCTGCTGAGTTCACCGAAGCGGCCGAAGCTGCTCGTGAGAAGCTCACCGATCTGGTTGCTGAGGCCGACGAGACGCTCATGGAGAAGTACCTCGAGGGTGAGCGCCTTTCCCAGGAGGAGCTCGAGGAGCTTCTCGACCAGGCGATCGCCCAGGGCATCTTCATCCCTGTGTTCGTGGGATCCGCCACCAAGCTTCAGGGCATTGAGGATCTCATGGACGAGATCGTGTCGTTCTTCCCGCAGCCCACGGCACACGGGCCGGTTCCTACCGCCGATGGTGACGAGGTTCACGTCACGACGGAGGGCGCCGTATCCGGACTGGTCTTCAAGACCATCTTCGACCCCTACGTCGGTCGTTTGAACTTCGTGAAGGTCCTCTCGGGTGAGCTCAAGCCCGGCAGCGAGCTCATCAACGCCCGTACAGGCAAGAAGGAACGGGTCGCTCATGTCTTGAAGATGATTGGCAAGGAGACCAGCGACATCGACGTTGCGCCCGCCGGAGACGTGGTCGTGCTTCCGAAGCTTGGCGACGTCATCACCGGTGACACGCTCTCCGAGAAGGGCGACGTCCGTATCGCCGACCTCCCACTGCCGGAGCCGCTCTACCCCGTCGCGGTCGTCGCGAAGACCAAAGCGGATGAGGACAAGCTGGGGACGGCGCTCAACAAGATCATTGAGGAAGAGCCGACGCTTCGCCTCAGGCGCGACGACGAGACTCACCAGACCGTACTCAGCGCATTGGGCGACACCGCGGTCGATGTCGCACTCTCCAAGCTCAAGGACCGCTACAACGCTGAAGCCGAGCTCGTGGAGCTTCGCATCCCCTACCGCGAGACGATTCGCAAGGCCGCCAAGGCGCAGGGCCGACACAAGAAGCAGACGGGTGGCTCTGGACAGTTCGCTGACTGCTGGTTGCGCGTGGAGCCCAACCACGGCAACGGCTATGAGTTCAAGGATGAGATCGTCGGCGGCAAGATCTCCAAGCCCTACATCGTGGCCATCGACAAGGGCGTGCAGCACAGCATGACCGAGGGCGTACTCGCGGGATATCCGATGGTCGACGTGAAGGTCGCCGTCTACGACGGGTCCATGCACGCTGTCGACTCCAACGAGATGGCATTTCGCATGGCCGCCCGAATCGGCTTCCGCGCGGCCGCCGAGCAGGCCGACATGGTCCTGCTGGAGCCCGTCGCAACGCTCGTCATCGATGCCCCGGAGAGCTACTCCGGCGCGGTGATGGGCGACATGAGCTCGCGTCGCGGACGCATCCTCGGAATGGAGATGGTCGATGGCATGCAGCGCATTCGGGCGACCGTCCCGTACGCCGAGGTCGTGCACTACTCGCCCATTCTGCGATCGGTAACCCACGGGACCGGCACGTACTCCGTCGAGATCGGCGAGTACGCCGAGGTTCCGTTCGACATGGCGAAGAAAGTCATCGAGCAGTACCAGAAGCACAAGGCGGAGGGGCACTAAACGCCGTCGCTCACTCGTACGGAAATGACGCAGGGCCGGCCCCGAAAGGGACCGGCCCTGCTGCATGAATGCGGTGGCGCCCTCGACAGGATTCGAACCTGTGACCTTCTGCTCCGGAGGCAGACGCTCTATCCTCTGGGCTACGAGGGCGTGACCCGGCCCTTCGGCCGAGCACGCAGATTACCACACCCGCGCGAAGCGACGCGATATCGCACGGAGGACGAATGGACTCCCAACGTACGTTGGTCATCGCCAACCCAACCGCCCGTCACGGCGAGACCGAGAGACTCATCCCGGTCATCGAGCTGCTGCTCGCCAACCTGCCCCACGACCTCGTCGTCACCGAGCGAGCCGGGCATGCGACCGAGTTAGCCGCCGGTGCCCGTGACTACGAGCTCGTAGTCGCTGTCGGCGGCGACGGCACCGTCCATGAAGTGCTCAACGGACTCATGCGGTTTCCCGAGGAGTCGCGCCCTGCCCTCGGGCTGCTGCCGACCGGATCGGGCAACGACACCCGACGCACCCTCGGCGTGTCCACCGACCTGTCGCAGGCCGCATTGGAGCTCGCCACCGGTGAGCGTCGTCGATTCGACGTCGGTGTGTGCAACGGCATCTACTTCAACAACAGCTTCGCCGCGGGTCTTGACGCGAAAGTCACCGCCAAGGCGGTCGAGTACAAAGTGACGAAGGGTCGGGACGGGCTGTGGTTGTACCTGACAGCGCTCCTCAACGTTCTCTTCACCGACCTCACGAGCTTCTCCCTCGACCTCCGTGTGGACGGCTCTTCTGAAACACAGAAGGTCGACACCCTCATCGTCGCTGTCACCATCGGACCGACCTACGGTGGCGGCTTCTTCATCACCCCCGATGCCCTGCCTGACGATGGGCTCTTCGACGTCTGCATGATCGACCCGCTATCGCTCCCCGAGGCGCTCGTTCGGCTCCCCGCGGTTGTCATGGGTAAGCACACAGGGATGAAGCCGGTGCACATGTCGCGACACACCCGGCTCGTGATCGACTGCGCGCAACGACTTCCCGCACAGATTGACGGTGAAGTGCTGCTCGAGGACCACTACGAGATCGAGATTCTGCCCAACGCCATCGAATGCGTCGTCCCGAGAAGGAGCTAGGATGACCGCTCAGCCAGCCGTGTGGGGCTACGTCGCACTCGCGTTTGCGGTGTCGTACGTGATCGGCTCGATTCCGTTCGCGTACATCATCGTGAAGGCGGTGACCGGTGAGGACGTGACGGCACACGGCACCGGCAACGTCGGATCGATGAACGTCCGGCGTACCACGGGGTCGTGGGCATGGTTCGCGGTCGCCATGTTCGGCGATGCGTTCAAGGGCATGATCCCGACGTTCGCGTCGAAGTATCTGGTGTCCGGGGCCGCTGATCAGCTGACGACTGCACTGCGGCCCTGGGGAATGACGCTGGAGACCATCAGCTCGATATGGTGGCAGAACCCGCTCTTCCTCGTACCGATGGCTGCGGTGGCCGGCTGTGTCGTCGGCCACAACTACTCGTGCTGGATGGCGCTGATCAAGAAGCACTTCTCGCGCACGGGCAAGGGTCTGGCTACGGGTGGCGGGGCACTGCTCGCCTACGACTGGCGGTACTTCGTGGCGGTGCTCATCATCGGGCTGGCCACCATCGCACTCACGCGATACATGATGGCGGGTCAAGTCGCCGCCGCAGCGACGCTCCCGCTGACCGCACTCGTGCTTGGCTCCCCCGATTGGCCGTTCGCCCTCGGGATGGGCGCCGTGGTCTACGCCGCGCACCACAAGCGTTTCGTGGGGATGCTGCAGGGCCGAGAACCCAAGCTCTACATCAACGATCGGATGGGTCCGAGAGGCTGACCGGCTCGGTGTCGCTGATCGTTTCGAGCCTCGCAGAACGCAACGAAGACCGGGCGCAGCCCGGTCTTCGCGGTCTTACCAAGCTCAGATCATGCTAGTTCTGGGTGATCGATCCGTTGGGGCACGCATCGACGCAGATGCCGCACTCGCTGCAGTCATCAGCGCGCGCGAGAACGGCGGTGGCCTCAAGATCGAAGCAGCTGTTGGGGCACTCATCCACGCAGATGCCACACGCGGTACACAGATTCGAGTCAACGACGGGCAGAGACATACGCATTCCCTTCATCGTGGGGCCGACACTTCGTCCGAATCGCGCCATTCTAGCGCGGGGTCACGGCAGCGGCAACGATTCCGGCCACTCCCCCAACCCACCATGCAGGTTCGACGTGTGGACGCGGCCTCCTACCTGACCTTGTCGGCGACCTCTTGTGGAGACCAGAAGCAGAACGGATACGTCCGATCGGTGAGTACCTCAGATGCACGCTGCTGCTCGAGCAACGAGTCGAGTTCAGCTGTGAGTTCGACCTTCAGCGCTGCCAGCAACGCAGCCAGCTCGGTGTTCACGTCGCGGATACGCATCCCGAGCGCCTTCTTGTCCGCATCCGGAGACGCGATCGCCCGTACGAGCGATGCCTTCTCGGCAGCGAGCGCTACGGCTCGGTCGTGCTCCTCGGGCGAATCGAATTCCACTTCGCCGAGCAGGGCGTCCGGGTTGTGCTCGAGCCGGTTCAGCCGATCCTTGGCGAGAGCAACCTCCTCATCGGTGACCAGATGCGCACCGAGCGGAAGGTACATGGTCGCCGATGCGACGACGAACGCAGGCGGTTCCACGCCGTAGTAGCGGCGGCACACGCCATCGGTCACCTGGTCGTATCTGCCACCACCGACCCCGTGAATCATGAAATCGGTGACAAACATCCGCAGGAAGAGCGTGAGCGAAAGCGCCTTCGGAGCGAGGACCTCGCCGCTGGCGAGCAGCGCTGAGACGGCGTCGGGGCCGGTGGCCGGGAGTTCGACAACGACGCAGCCATCGCTCGAGAGGATCGTCACGCCGTCATCGGACACCCGTACGCGGACACCGGAGCGACGACCATCGACGATGCGCCACAACGGAAGCTCGACGACGTTGTCGGCGATCTTGAGGTCCGGGAAGGGCTGGGCGGCGGATCGCACCTTGTTCACGAGTCGGTACTCCGCGAGTTCTGCGTTGTAGGCCTCGGCGAACCGATGTGCGGACAGCGCGAGATCGACGACGTAGTGGCTCCAACCCTTCGATTTCACCAGCTCGGTGATCGGAAGCTCGAGGTACCCCGTACCGGCGCTGGCCTCGAATCGCCGACGAGCGATGGTGACCAGCTCCGCAAGATTGGCGGCGTCGCCCGCAGCCGACTTCAAGTTCGCGCAGAAGGCACGAAAGTGCGTGCCGATCGCCGGAGCACTGAGCGTATCGAGCATGTCCTGAGCGGAGCGACAGAAGTCATCCAGATCGTGCTCGGACGGGACGGCGGCTCCCGCATAGCATCCGTCCTCCGTACCGACAGCGAGGTACTGAACGCAGCGCGACATGCCCGGGCTCACGCACGGCGAGGTCACGGTCACCGAGTCGAAGCCGTCGGTGTCGACGACGACGTCAAGCGCCGTCGCGCCGGTTTCATCAGCAAGTCGCTGCAGGAGGAAATCCTTGACCCATACCCCCGGGTGGTAGAACTCCGGCTGGTGCCCTGTGGCCACTATGGGCCCGTCTGGGGCGCCTGGAGCCGCCACGCTCACCCCGAGCCGCCCGGAGAACGCCGCAGCGGCCTCAAGCGCCTCAGCGCGCGCCACCCGACGCACGTCATCGACAGCTACGCCGGCCACTTCGAACGACCAGTTCGCGGACGCAGCACGATTGGCTTCGAGAAGGACGGGCCAGCTTGAGAACTCCGGCCGGGTGAGAATCTCACCGTGTCCGGCGGGTAACGCCGGTCTGACGTGAACCACAGCTCCCCCTATACCAGGTGATCGAGCGACGACAGGGCGATGGGCTCGGTGGCGAAGAACGGCTCGCCGGCGTCGACTCGGCCGAGCGCGCCCCACATGGCCGCCGTCTGTCGCATGAGATCGACGATGCCGCGGTTGATGGGGTTGACCCGGAACTGGGACTCGTACGCCTCAATCGCGGCGATCTTGGTCTCCAGGTCCTCGCTCACATCGACGATGAAGGAAGGCTCCGTGACGATGCGCTGATGAACAGCCATATAGCGGTAGACCCGCTCAGGAAAGACCGGCTCACCCGCCATGTCGGTCTTCGTGAACTTCGAGTAGAAGCGCGCAGCGATCGCGATGGACGACGCCGCCACATGGTCGGGGTGTGCATCCTGCGCAAAGGGCACGAACAGGACCCGAGGCCTGAGCTCTCGGATGACTTCAGCGAGTTCGGTGCGGGCCTCGACTGTGTCGAAGAGATACCTGTTGCTCTGAGTGAGCGTGCGCCGAGTCGCCCCGAGTATCGAGGCGGCTCGGGCCGATTCGATCACGCGCGTTTCCGGTGTCCCGTGCGGCGTGGGTTCGCCGTTGGTGATGTCCACTATCGCGATGCGCTTTCCCGCTCGAGCAAGCTTCGCAATCGTGGCCCCCATGCCGATTTCGACATCGTCGGGGTGCGCCCCGATGCACAGCGCGTCGTAGATGTATCCATCGCTCATCGTGTGGCTCCCAACGCTCGTCGCCAGACGTCCAGGTAGTACGCGTAGCGTGACTCAGGGTCATCGAGCTCGGGACCGAATGACCGATCGTGATCGCAGTAGATCCGTTCAACCGGGATCTCACCCACCGACAGTCCCGCCTGCCATGCCTTCGCCCAGAGCTCGAGCGGCATGGCATACCCGCACTCCTCGAGCGTGATCGCGTCAAGGGCTGCCAGACGATACGCCTTGAAGCCACAGAACGCGTCGGTGAGGTTCCAGCCCGTCACACGGTTGATCTCGGTGGTCACGCGTTCGTTGATCGCGCGGCGATCCGGTGGTGCGGGGTCGCCGGCACCATTCTCGGCGAGGTAGCGACTGCCCGAAACGATGTCGCCCCCCGCTTCCAGCGCCGCCAGGAACTGGGGGATGTGCGCCGGCTCGTGCTGCCCATCGCAGTCCATCGTCACCAGGCTCGTGACCCCGATATCCCGGGCGACGCCGAAGCCGATCCGCAACGCGCAACCGTAGCCGCAGTTGCGATCGAGGTGAACGACTGTGACGTCGTTGCGTCGAGCGAGGACCCGGGGGGTCTCGTCGGTCGACCCGTCATCGACCACGATGACTTCGCCTTGGTAGAACTCGCGGACTGCGTCAAGTACGCCGCCAACGGTCGAAGCCTCGTTGTATACCGGCATGAGTACTGCGTGGAGCAAGGTGGTCCTTTCACGTGACGACCGAAGAATCGGAGAATCGGGCTGCCATTCTCTAGCGAATCAGGACTGCGGGGCCTGTGCCTCTTCGACACGATACGCCGTGACGACCTCGACCTGTGGGCCAAGCATTCCCTTTACCGAGCAGTACTTCTCCTCGGAGAGGGAGATCGCCCGCGCAACCGCTTCCGGGTTCACCCCGAATCCGGTGACCACGTACGTGAGCGCGATGGTCGTGTAGATCTTCGGGTACTCATCCTCGCGTTGCGTGGCCTCGACCTCGATCTCTAGACTGGTGAAGTGCTGGCGCTTCTTCTCGAGTACCGACACGACGTCCATAGCGGTGCAGGCGGCCAGGCCGTACAGGACGATCTCGACAGGCCGAGGGCCTGTACTCTCCCCTCCATACCCGGACGACGCATCCATGACGACACCGTGGCCGGCTGTGTCCCATCCAACAAACTGACGGTGGCCCGACCACCGCACGCGAACCTTATCGACCGCCATCCCTCACGCTCCATCAACGGGCAGCGGACCCCACAGGGTCCGCCACGGTCTGCTCGACGATCCGACAATCACCCTACAGTGTTCGTCCCACCATCGCCGCCAGTTCACGCGGGTTCTTCGACTTTCCTATTGCCTCGTCGAAGGCCACCTTCCCGCCATTCATCAGATTCTTGAGCGCCTGATCGAGTGTCTGCATCCCGAGCGCCGCGCTTCCTTGGATGATGGTCTCCATCTGGTGCGTCTTGCCCTCGCGAATCAGATTCGAGATCGCAGGCACGCCGAGCATGATCTCCATCGCCATGATGCGGCTGCGACCATCCGTGCTCCGGAGTAGCACCTGCGAGAGAACTCCTTCGAGTGTCGTGGACAGCTGCATACGTACCTGCTGCTGCTGATGCGGCGGAAACACGTCGATGATGCGGTCGATCGTCTCAGGACCGCCGGTGGTGTGAAGGGTAGCAAGCACCAAGTGCCCTGTCTCGGCTGCCGTGATCGCCGCCGAGATGGTCTCGAGATCTCGCATCTCGCCCACGAGGATGACGTCCGGGTCTTGGCGCAGCAC contains the following coding sequences:
- a CDS encoding tetratricopeptide repeat protein; amino-acid sequence: MDQNRFQEAQAAYDAGDYRTAAKVFLASAGRGAEGNGAAYHMAGNALCRLRRYQDAVTVYGHALRDPLYERRGAVQANLGAAYVAIGEYAQAANAYESALAEPDYAARYKALQGLAGALLERGRVEDAAVNYRKAALDASNPDPGRALVNLGLCFMALGRPGDAVEAYKAALGFEDYKGRGKALSNMGQAFVVLGEYEEAVKAFEKATQLHGFKLSAGAAAAYASAKQMAEPDTETVEGWETGEIGMTDLAAAFDAPAAESAPPATKPAVDAVEFGDDAAVSDFFNMTEDQMLEQDREARREARGAGRRSGGGIKGFVILGVVAILIGGALGGAYTMGFGWPTQQAMVSKMLTAYGTGAPTGAYWIAAESSDVAREMAKVPPVQSFTIDSKQSTAQSSIVRVTVTPKTGAPLHYRVSLAREGLGWKITGIENDFGSTSGN
- a CDS encoding peptidylprolyl isomerase, giving the protein MATTLALSLAGCSSAGSTATSPAATTPPEATTTSVPQPQEGSLYTPTYQPNGEEIAVITTNRGVIKVKLYGKEAPVNAGNFIELAQKGFYDKVKFHRLEPGFVIQGGDPQTAKLSSKEVAELVEKQNAGQYAEGQPMLGTAGPGYTIKGEFDPANVAHKHLDGTIAMARTQDPNSAGSQFYFTLGPQSFLDGQYTVFGDTISGLDVIHELEVGDTIESITIENATK
- a CDS encoding elongation factor G, with amino-acid sequence MYVGAPGTEKVRNVVLVGHGGAGKTSLAEAMLFLSGATKRLGTVDDGHSGLDHDPEEIKRQFSINLALAPVVHDGVKINVIDTPGYADFVGDAIAGMEAAEMALFVVDAVSGPQVQTERLWKIAGDMGIARAVFINRMDKEHADFEAVMAALDAKFGHRVGAVQIPMGAEADFRGVIDIIRMKAYHHEGDKEEVLEIPAEFTEAAEAAREKLTDLVAEADETLMEKYLEGERLSQEELEELLDQAIAQGIFIPVFVGSATKLQGIEDLMDEIVSFFPQPTAHGPVPTADGDEVHVTTEGAVSGLVFKTIFDPYVGRLNFVKVLSGELKPGSELINARTGKKERVAHVLKMIGKETSDIDVAPAGDVVVLPKLGDVITGDTLSEKGDVRIADLPLPEPLYPVAVVAKTKADEDKLGTALNKIIEEEPTLRLRRDDETHQTVLSALGDTAVDVALSKLKDRYNAEAELVELRIPYRETIRKAAKAQGRHKKQTGGSGQFADCWLRVEPNHGNGYEFKDEIVGGKISKPYIVAIDKGVQHSMTEGVLAGYPMVDVKVAVYDGSMHAVDSNEMAFRMAARIGFRAAAEQADMVLLEPVATLVIDAPESYSGAVMGDMSSRRGRILGMEMVDGMQRIRATVPYAEVVHYSPILRSVTHGTGTYSVEIGEYAEVPFDMAKKVIEQYQKHKAEGH
- a CDS encoding diacylglycerol kinase family lipid kinase, which produces MDSQRTLVIANPTARHGETERLIPVIELLLANLPHDLVVTERAGHATELAAGARDYELVVAVGGDGTVHEVLNGLMRFPEESRPALGLLPTGSGNDTRRTLGVSTDLSQAALELATGERRRFDVGVCNGIYFNNSFAAGLDAKVTAKAVEYKVTKGRDGLWLYLTALLNVLFTDLTSFSLDLRVDGSSETQKVDTLIVAVTIGPTYGGGFFITPDALPDDGLFDVCMIDPLSLPEALVRLPAVVMGKHTGMKPVHMSRHTRLVIDCAQRLPAQIDGEVLLEDHYEIEILPNAIECVVPRRS
- a CDS encoding glycerol-3-phosphate acyltransferase, translated to MTAQPAVWGYVALAFAVSYVIGSIPFAYIIVKAVTGEDVTAHGTGNVGSMNVRRTTGSWAWFAVAMFGDAFKGMIPTFASKYLVSGAADQLTTALRPWGMTLETISSIWWQNPLFLVPMAAVAGCVVGHNYSCWMALIKKHFSRTGKGLATGGGALLAYDWRYFVAVLIIGLATIALTRYMMAGQVAAAATLPLTALVLGSPDWPFALGMGAVVYAAHHKRFVGMLQGREPKLYINDRMGPRG
- a CDS encoding ferredoxin family protein — encoded protein: MPVVDSNLCTACGICVDECPNSCFDLEATAVLARADDCSECGICVDACPNGSITQN
- the bshB1 gene encoding bacillithiol biosynthesis deacetylase BshB1, with protein sequence MSDGYIYDALCIGAHPDDVEIGMGATIAKLARAGKRIAIVDITNGEPTPHGTPETRVIESARAASILGATRRTLTQSNRYLFDTVEARTELAEVIRELRPRVLFVPFAQDAHPDHVAASSIAIAARFYSKFTKTDMAGEPVFPERVYRYMAVHQRIVTEPSFIVDVSEDLETKIAAIEAYESQFRVNPINRGIVDLMRQTAAMWGALGRVDAGEPFFATEPIALSSLDHLV
- a CDS encoding glycosyltransferase family 2 protein: MPVYNEASTVGGVLDAVREFYQGEVIVVDDGSTDETPRVLARRNDVTVVHLDRNCGYGCALRIGFGVARDIGVTSLVTMDCDGQHEPAHIPQFLAALEAGGDIVSGSRYLAENGAGDPAPPDRRAINERVTTEINRVTGWNLTDAFCGFKAYRLAALDAITLEECGYAMPLELWAKAWQAGLSVGEIPVERIYCDHDRSFGPELDDPESRYAYYLDVWRRALGATR
- a CDS encoding OsmC family protein codes for the protein MAVDKVRVRWSGHRQFVGWDTAGHGVVMDASSGYGGESTGPRPVEIVLYGLAACTAMDVVSVLEKKRQHFTSLEIEVEATQREDEYPKIYTTIALTYVVTGFGVNPEAVARAISLSEEKYCSVKGMLGPQVEVVTAYRVEEAQAPQS